In Labilibaculum sp. DW002, one DNA window encodes the following:
- a CDS encoding TolC family protein encodes MKKILLPILAFIFSISAVNAQELWDLKKCIDYAKEHNISLQLRKLDAEFQKNNTEQSKYDLLPNLNGSSGYDFNYGRTLSASNTYENNNSQSGSVSLSSNVTLFNGFQKRNAIKKNELELNAALQDVEKAKDDLALNITSYFLDILFKKELLDIAQEQVKVTKFQIERTSALVEAGTLPKGTLMEQKAQAAREDLAVVNAQNSLDIALLDLAQLLDLESADQFDIKTPDLPVLNATRSLVNPESVFTSALEFRPEMKAAKYRLQSSEKGLAIARGQITPSLSMSGSWGSGYRKNQPETGFDVGGNPIVIRKEMKLYDQLKLFESKSFGFNLRIPIFNGGTVNRAISNAKINIDRSKLNMENTKNILRKEIQQAHANALAAMKKYFSSETAVSSTEEAFRYTEEKFNLGLVNSVEYNQAKNNLLKAKSNLLQAKYDYIFRTKIIDFYNGVEISL; translated from the coding sequence ATGAAAAAAATATTATTACCCATACTTGCCTTTATTTTTTCCATCTCGGCAGTTAATGCTCAGGAATTATGGGATTTAAAGAAGTGTATTGACTATGCGAAAGAACACAATATTTCATTGCAGTTAAGAAAACTAGATGCAGAATTTCAAAAGAATAACACTGAGCAATCTAAGTACGACCTCTTGCCAAATTTAAATGGTAGTTCAGGCTACGATTTTAATTATGGACGTACCCTTAGTGCTAGTAACACTTATGAAAATAATAATAGTCAATCAGGATCTGTAAGTTTATCATCGAATGTGACTCTTTTTAATGGTTTTCAAAAGAGGAATGCCATTAAAAAAAATGAATTGGAGTTGAATGCAGCTTTACAGGATGTGGAGAAAGCTAAAGATGATTTGGCTTTAAACATTACATCCTATTTCTTGGACATTTTATTTAAAAAAGAGCTTTTAGATATTGCTCAGGAGCAAGTAAAAGTTACCAAATTTCAAATCGAAAGAACAAGTGCATTGGTCGAAGCAGGAACGCTTCCAAAGGGAACTTTAATGGAACAAAAAGCACAAGCTGCTCGAGAAGACCTTGCAGTGGTTAATGCTCAAAATTCTCTAGACATTGCTCTCTTAGATCTTGCTCAACTTTTAGATTTAGAAAGTGCAGATCAGTTTGATATCAAAACTCCTGATCTTCCTGTATTAAATGCAACAAGATCTCTTGTGAATCCTGAATCAGTGTTTACTAGTGCATTGGAATTTCGTCCTGAGATGAAAGCAGCTAAATATAGATTGCAGAGTTCTGAAAAAGGTTTAGCAATTGCAAGAGGACAAATCACGCCTTCGCTTTCGATGTCAGGTTCTTGGGGGTCAGGTTATAGGAAAAATCAACCAGAAACAGGATTTGATGTAGGAGGAAATCCAATAGTTATTCGAAAAGAGATGAAGCTATATGATCAGTTGAAGCTTTTTGAATCAAAAAGTTTCGGTTTCAATTTGAGAATTCCTATTTTTAATGGAGGAACTGTCAACAGAGCTATTAGTAATGCTAAGATTAATATTGACCGTTCTAAGTTGAATATGGAAAATACTAAAAATATTCTTCGAAAAGAAATTCAGCAAGCTCACGCGAATGCTTTAGCAGCGATGAAAAAATATTTTTCAAGTGAAACTGCAGTTTCTTCGACGGAAGAAGCTTTCCGTTATACCGAAGAGAAATTTAATTTAGGTTTGGTAAATTCAGTTGAATACAATCAGGCAAAAAATAATCTTTTGAAAGCAAAGTCGAATCTGCTTCAAGCAAAATACGATTACATATTCAGAACAAAAATCATAGACTTCTATAATGGAGTCGAAATCAGTTTATAG
- the tsaB gene encoding tRNA (adenosine(37)-N6)-threonylcarbamoyltransferase complex dimerization subunit type 1 TsaB has translation MALLLHIETSTAVCSVGLGKDGELLALKETKEGMKHASHLTVFIENILKENGFSTSDLDGIAISMGPGSYTGLRIGVSTAKGICYGAELPLIAISTLQAMTKPLLANENIQSQLKNPEKAYYCPMIDARRMEVYTAFYNDKNELKKDISADIIDENSYAKELSEREIVFFGDGAAKCKEIIESKNGIFLDNVTPTATGMIELAEAKFQKQEFEDVAYFEPFYLKDFVATTPKKNIFK, from the coding sequence ATGGCATTACTTTTACATATCGAAACATCAACAGCAGTTTGTTCTGTTGGTTTAGGAAAAGACGGAGAATTACTAGCTCTAAAAGAAACTAAAGAAGGGATGAAACACGCATCTCATCTAACGGTATTTATTGAAAACATCCTAAAGGAGAATGGTTTTTCAACTTCCGATTTAGATGGAATTGCGATTAGCATGGGCCCAGGCTCATACACTGGCTTAAGAATTGGTGTTTCTACTGCAAAAGGAATCTGTTACGGTGCTGAACTTCCTTTAATTGCCATAAGTACATTGCAAGCAATGACAAAACCATTACTAGCCAATGAAAACATTCAATCGCAATTAAAAAATCCTGAAAAGGCCTATTATTGCCCAATGATTGATGCTCGAAGAATGGAAGTGTATACCGCATTTTACAATGACAAAAATGAATTAAAAAAAGATATTTCAGCAGATATTATTGATGAAAACTCCTATGCAAAGGAGCTATCGGAAAGAGAAATTGTATTCTTTGGAGATGGTGCTGCGAAGTGCAAAGAAATCATCGAAAGTAAAAATGGCATCTTTCTTGATAATGTAACACCAACAGCAACTGGAATGATTGAATTGGCTGAAGCAAAATTTCAAAAACAAGAATTTGAAGATGTAGCCTATTTTGAGCCCTTTTATTTGAAGGATTTTGTTGCAACAACACCTAAAAAGAATATCTTTAAGTAA
- a CDS encoding DUF3108 domain-containing protein, with product MRKLSLFILLLLSSYTISLADFPVGANEKGEHLKYVIHYGIIRGGKASLKIKNEKLNGEDIYHATLTGKTVGLFNTLYKVRDTYESFINPKTLLPVKAIRDIREGSYKRYNEIKFDREKNELTSQRSGVHKVPEGIHDILSAFYFARANHFNSDLVEGEIVKIQTYFSDELFLLQFRFMGYETINSKIGNIKCYKFIPIVETGRAFKDEDDMKIWVSADANRIPVRVQFDLFIGSLRCDLMNFSDFSSNSLLNKE from the coding sequence ATGCGTAAACTTTCCCTTTTCATTCTGCTATTGTTATCAAGCTACACCATATCGCTTGCAGATTTTCCTGTAGGTGCTAATGAAAAGGGAGAACATTTAAAATATGTAATTCATTACGGTATTATTCGTGGAGGCAAGGCCAGTTTAAAAATAAAAAATGAAAAATTAAATGGTGAAGATATTTACCATGCTACACTTACCGGCAAAACAGTTGGTCTTTTTAATACCTTGTACAAGGTTAGAGATACCTACGAGAGCTTTATAAATCCCAAAACCTTATTGCCCGTTAAAGCCATTAGAGACATCCGTGAGGGAAGCTATAAGAGATACAATGAAATAAAGTTTGATCGTGAAAAAAATGAGCTAACAAGTCAAAGATCTGGTGTGCACAAAGTACCTGAAGGCATTCATGACATTTTATCGGCTTTTTATTTTGCTAGAGCAAATCATTTTAATTCTGACTTGGTGGAAGGGGAGATTGTAAAAATTCAAACTTATTTTTCTGATGAATTATTTCTTCTTCAATTTCGTTTTATGGGATACGAAACCATCAACAGTAAAATTGGAAACATTAAATGTTACAAATTTATTCCGATTGTTGAAACTGGTAGAGCATTCAAAGATGAAGATGATATGAAAATATGGGTTTCGGCCGATGCAAATAGAATTCCTGTAAGAGTACAATTCGATCTTTTCATCGGCTCCTTACGTTGCGATCTGATGAATTTTTCAGACTTTTCATCCAATTCTCTTTTAAACAAGGAATAA
- the efp gene encoding elongation factor P, with protein MASTADFKNGMCIHFKTGLYTIVQFQHVKPGKGPAFVRTKLKNVKTGKIIDNTFTAGLKIDVARIERRPYQYLYKDDMGYNLMHTETYEQIALEENLFNQPDLLKEGDHVEAVIHADTETPLYVELPIHVIMKVTYTEPGLRGDTSSTNSLKAATIETGATIMVPLFINTGDKIKIDTRDRSYSERVKA; from the coding sequence ATGGCAAGTACTGCAGATTTTAAGAATGGTATGTGTATCCATTTTAAGACTGGTTTATATACGATTGTTCAATTCCAGCATGTTAAGCCTGGTAAAGGTCCAGCTTTCGTAAGAACTAAATTAAAGAATGTAAAGACAGGTAAAATTATTGATAATACTTTTACTGCTGGTCTTAAGATTGATGTAGCTCGAATTGAGCGCCGTCCATACCAATATCTTTATAAAGATGATATGGGTTACAATTTGATGCATACTGAAACTTACGAGCAAATAGCATTAGAAGAAAATTTATTTAATCAGCCAGACCTTTTGAAAGAAGGTGATCACGTTGAGGCTGTAATTCATGCCGATACTGAAACGCCACTATACGTAGAGCTTCCTATTCATGTTATAATGAAAGTTACATACACTGAGCCAGGTTTACGTGGTGATACGTCTTCAACAAATTCACTTAAGGCTGCAACTATTGAAACGGGTGCAACTATCATGGTCCCATTATTTATTAATACTGGTGACAAAATTAAAATTGATACTCGTGATCGCTCTTACTCGGAACGTGTAAAAGCTTAA
- a CDS encoding GAF domain-containing SpoIIE family protein phosphatase, with translation MIKQQSVNSKFKLELILKITQAINENLSVDELLQQYQNILFEDLKIGKIAVFKFNSRWEKLLVSGISRDYIDKIKIEKHLSNFSEITYISSDLPDVFQSFDFIIPVFHKNSVLAYILIGDIDEEMEGMSPAIRHLSFIQTISNIIIVAMENKRMYKQLLIQEAFKKEMELASKIQNLLIPNQSSLPQNQYISTRGYYQPHLEIGGDYYDFINFNNQELGFCIGDVSGKGIPAALIMSNFQATLRALFRPETPLDELMRQLNQKVCENSSSEKFLTFFIGIYNYTTRKLKYVNASHHPPLLYNFEKGETTLLKEGCIGLGMLDEIPKITVGEITIEDNSKLLCYTDGLIELERGDHMEVGVHFLTKMFATPKSLSDTFSDLIQHIDIGKKNKAVIDDISLFGIEFNSL, from the coding sequence GTGATCAAGCAACAATCTGTAAACAGCAAATTTAAGCTCGAGCTAATTCTAAAAATCACGCAAGCGATAAATGAAAATTTATCGGTTGACGAACTTTTGCAGCAATACCAAAATATTCTTTTCGAAGATCTTAAGATTGGTAAAATTGCTGTTTTTAAGTTTAATTCTCGCTGGGAAAAACTATTGGTTTCGGGTATTTCCAGAGATTATATCGACAAAATTAAAATTGAGAAACACCTATCTAATTTTTCCGAAATCACTTATATATCTAGTGATTTACCAGATGTTTTCCAATCTTTTGATTTTATCATTCCAGTATTCCATAAAAATTCAGTACTTGCCTATATTCTAATTGGTGATATTGATGAGGAAATGGAAGGAATGAGCCCAGCAATTAGACATTTAAGCTTTATACAGACCATTTCCAACATTATTATTGTTGCTATGGAGAACAAGCGCATGTATAAGCAATTGCTAATACAGGAGGCATTTAAAAAGGAAATGGAATTGGCTTCAAAAATTCAAAATCTATTAATCCCAAATCAAAGTTCTCTTCCACAAAATCAATACATTTCTACTCGTGGCTATTATCAACCACATTTAGAAATTGGCGGCGATTATTACGATTTTATCAACTTTAACAATCAAGAATTGGGTTTTTGTATTGGAGATGTATCAGGAAAAGGAATTCCTGCTGCTCTAATCATGTCTAACTTCCAAGCGACTTTGCGTGCCTTATTTCGTCCAGAAACTCCTTTGGATGAATTGATGAGACAACTAAATCAAAAGGTTTGTGAAAATTCGAGTAGCGAAAAATTCTTAACCTTCTTTATAGGAATTTACAACTACACCACAAGAAAATTAAAATATGTAAATGCCAGTCATCATCCTCCTTTGCTTTACAACTTTGAAAAGGGAGAAACTACTTTGCTTAAAGAAGGATGTATTGGATTAGGGATGTTAGATGAAATCCCTAAAATTACGGTTGGGGAAATTACCATTGAGGATAACTCTAAATTACTTTGCTATACAGATGGTTTAATTGAACTAGAAAGAGGTGATCATATGGAAGTTGGCGTTCACTTTTTAACTAAAATGTTCGCAACACCTAAAAGTTTATCCGATACCTTTAGTGATCTAATTCAACATATAGATATTGGCAAAAAGAACAAAGCAGTTATTGATGATATATCCTTATTCGGAATCGAATTTAATTCATTATAA
- a CDS encoding DUF4625 domain-containing protein: MKLLKYALVTLFSLGLMSCGSSGGGDDTDKVAPGITITAPTADQTIAPGETVSASFTATDNEALKSYIVSVDFFQAVGMTVKTTPVEFTFDKSGTLSGTSQVVTFNMDLPADAKEGKYKMLVKVTDASTEANEKTEERTFIIQK; this comes from the coding sequence ATGAAATTATTAAAATACGCCTTGGTTACATTGTTTTCATTAGGATTAATGAGTTGTGGAAGCAGCGGAGGAGGAGACGATACAGATAAAGTAGCTCCTGGAATTACGATCACTGCACCGACAGCAGATCAGACAATTGCTCCTGGAGAAACAGTTAGTGCAAGTTTTACGGCAACAGATAACGAGGCATTAAAGTCTTATATTGTAAGTGTTGACTTTTTTCAAGCAGTAGGAATGACAGTTAAAACAACTCCTGTTGAGTTTACTTTTGACAAGTCAGGAACATTGTCAGGAACATCTCAAGTAGTTACTTTCAATATGGATCTTCCAGCCGATGCAAAAGAAGGAAAGTACAAAATGTTAGTGAAAGTTACAGATGCTTCTACGGAAGCAAATGAAAAAACAGAGGAACGTACTTTCATTATTCAGAAGTAA
- the tyrS gene encoding tyrosine--tRNA ligase, with protein MSFIEELQWRGMIHDMMPGIEEQLEKELTSAYVGIDPTADSLHIGHLVGVMMLKHFQVAGHKPIVLVGGATGMIGDPSGKSQERNLLDEKTLRHNQECLRNQLSGFLDFDSDADNAAEMVNNYDWMKDFSFLDFIRDIGKHITVNYMMSKDSVKKRLSSESKTGMSFTEFTYQLVQGNDFLELYKSKNCKLQMGGSDQWGNITTGTELVRRKEGGQAWAITCPLITKADGGKFGKTESGNIWLDPKYTSPYKFYQFWLNTSDEDAEKYIKIFTLISKEEVEALVAEHKEAPHMRKLQQRLAKEVTTMIHSEADYDMAVEASQILFGRATADALRKLDEDTFLSVFEGVPQFNVDKTEFENGVDVVELLAVKAEVFPSKGELRRLFKGNAISLNKEKEANAELTVTKEHLIADKYLLVQKGKKNYFLIVAC; from the coding sequence ATGAGTTTTATAGAAGAATTACAGTGGCGTGGCATGATTCACGATATGATGCCGGGTATAGAAGAACAATTGGAAAAAGAATTGACATCGGCATACGTGGGAATCGACCCTACTGCTGATTCTTTACATATTGGACACCTTGTGGGCGTTATGATGCTTAAGCATTTTCAGGTAGCCGGACACAAACCAATTGTTTTGGTAGGTGGTGCAACAGGTATGATTGGTGACCCTTCAGGAAAATCACAAGAAAGAAATTTGCTTGATGAGAAGACCTTACGTCACAACCAGGAATGTTTGAGAAATCAACTTTCAGGTTTCTTGGATTTCGATTCAGATGCAGATAATGCTGCTGAAATGGTTAACAACTACGATTGGATGAAAGATTTTTCATTTCTTGATTTTATTCGTGATATTGGAAAGCATATTACTGTTAATTACATGATGAGTAAGGATTCTGTGAAGAAACGTTTGTCTTCAGAATCGAAAACAGGAATGTCGTTTACTGAGTTTACTTACCAATTGGTTCAAGGAAACGATTTTCTAGAATTATATAAATCAAAGAACTGTAAACTTCAGATGGGTGGATCAGATCAGTGGGGAAATATCACGACTGGTACAGAATTGGTTCGCCGTAAAGAAGGTGGTCAGGCATGGGCAATTACTTGTCCGTTGATTACGAAAGCAGACGGAGGTAAGTTTGGTAAAACAGAATCTGGAAACATTTGGCTTGATCCTAAATACACATCTCCTTATAAATTTTACCAATTTTGGTTGAATACTTCTGATGAGGATGCAGAGAAATATATTAAAATCTTCACACTAATCTCTAAGGAAGAAGTTGAGGCATTAGTAGCAGAGCACAAAGAGGCGCCACATATGCGTAAGTTGCAGCAGCGCCTTGCTAAAGAGGTGACAACAATGATTCACTCTGAGGCAGATTACGATATGGCCGTTGAAGCATCTCAAATCTTATTTGGTCGTGCTACAGCCGATGCTTTGCGTAAACTTGATGAAGATACTTTTCTTTCAGTTTTTGAAGGTGTACCTCAATTTAATGTTGATAAAACGGAATTTGAAAATGGCGTTGACGTAGTGGAACTTTTGGCAGTTAAGGCAGAAGTTTTTCCATCGAAAGGTGAATTGAGACGTTTGTTTAAAGGAAATGCTATCAGTCTAAATAAGGAGAAGGAAGCTAATGCGGAACTAACAGTGACTAAAGAACATTTAATTGCTGATAAGTATTTACTGGTTCAGAAGGGTAAAAAGAATTATTTCTTGATTGTGGCTTGTTAG
- a CDS encoding DUF3667 domain-containing protein: MKNTIKKYIQKLPRRKTVHFEGFCANCEHPVNGSFCSNCGQSVKSFHRPFFSVVSESLGDALSIDNRFFHTLLPLMVRPGFITKEFMKGRRARYTPPFRLYLFLTFFAFLLLSHNHRPETEAEKNITFENGDGEQVEVLSFLEEIVSKDSINMDSLQRQAALKKGILNVDIDTKPVSELDSISASTKRATNSDFITQNKAIKNLIEMWRLNPEVMIDMAFKKLSQLLLVVLPVFALFLALFYIRRKRYLLEHLLISLNYHSFIFVIVILSELIILTEVVAIQSFAIYLYLLIPLQLFLTLKFYYQQSWIKTTIKFIMLSFIYNILLVLGISFALASFVME; the protein is encoded by the coding sequence ATGAAGAATACGATCAAAAAATACATTCAAAAATTACCAAGACGTAAAACAGTTCATTTCGAGGGCTTCTGTGCGAATTGTGAGCACCCCGTTAATGGTAGTTTTTGCTCCAATTGTGGGCAATCTGTAAAAAGTTTTCATCGTCCATTTTTTAGTGTAGTTTCTGAATCTTTGGGAGATGCCTTATCGATTGATAATCGTTTTTTTCATACCTTATTGCCACTTATGGTTCGTCCAGGCTTTATAACCAAAGAGTTTATGAAGGGACGAAGAGCGAGATACACGCCCCCTTTTCGCTTGTATCTATTTTTAACTTTTTTCGCCTTTTTACTCCTTTCTCATAATCATAGACCTGAAACCGAGGCTGAAAAAAATATAACATTTGAGAATGGAGATGGAGAACAAGTTGAAGTCTTGTCTTTTTTAGAAGAGATCGTTTCGAAAGACAGCATTAATATGGATAGTTTGCAAAGGCAGGCAGCCTTAAAAAAAGGAATATTAAATGTTGATATTGATACAAAACCAGTAAGCGAATTAGACTCAATTTCTGCATCAACCAAAAGGGCGACAAATAGTGATTTTATTACTCAAAATAAGGCCATTAAGAATTTAATTGAAATGTGGCGCTTAAATCCTGAGGTGATGATCGATATGGCATTTAAGAAACTATCGCAGCTGTTACTCGTTGTTCTGCCAGTTTTCGCGCTGTTTTTAGCCTTGTTTTACATTCGCAGGAAGCGTTACTTACTTGAGCATTTATTAATTTCGCTTAATTATCATTCCTTTATATTTGTAATCGTAATTTTAAGCGAATTAATAATTCTGACGGAAGTTGTGGCCATACAATCATTTGCAATTTATCTTTATCTGCTCATACCACTACAGCTTTTTTTGACTTTGAAATTTTATTATCAACAGTCATGGATTAAGACAACGATCAAGTTTATAATGCTATCATTTATATACAATATATTACTGGTTTTAGGGATTTCATTTGCTCTGGCATCATTCGTTATGGAATAG
- a CDS encoding CvpA family protein — MSIIDILIGIPLLWAMVKGFKNGLVFEVATLLALVLGIYGAIHFSDFTAQFIRDRFDYNPEYLGYIAFGVTFIVIVIIVNVIGKLLNSLIEAIALGMVNRIFGMLFGLLKGVIIIGIVVYFVSYLDKKFNFISDEKKESSYLYEPMKKVSETMFDLFDSDFGETKDKIKEKVKKELPIDV, encoded by the coding sequence ATGAGTATAATCGATATATTAATTGGGATTCCCTTGCTTTGGGCAATGGTAAAAGGATTTAAGAATGGTTTAGTTTTTGAAGTTGCAACGCTTCTAGCTTTGGTTTTGGGGATTTATGGAGCCATTCATTTTTCAGATTTCACAGCGCAATTTATTAGAGATCGATTCGACTATAACCCAGAATACTTGGGCTATATTGCTTTTGGTGTGACATTTATTGTAATCGTAATCATTGTTAATGTAATTGGGAAACTTTTAAATTCGTTAATCGAAGCTATTGCTTTAGGAATGGTCAATCGAATTTTCGGGATGTTATTTGGTCTTCTTAAAGGAGTAATAATTATAGGTATCGTAGTCTATTTTGTTAGTTATCTGGATAAAAAATTTAATTTTATTTCCGATGAAAAAAAGGAATCCAGCTATTTGTACGAACCAATGAAAAAAGTTTCTGAAACCATGTTTGATCTTTTTGATTCGGATTTTGGTGAAACAAAGGATAAGATTAAAGAAAAAGTGAAAAAGGAACTTCCGATTGACGTCTAA